The sequence below is a genomic window from Sulfurihydrogenibium subterraneum DSM 15120.
CCTCCATAACCTACAAAACCAAAATCATTTACACCTTGTTTTATTAATCCAACTTGTTTTTTCTTTGGAAAGTTCTCAGGTAGAGATATTGTATCTTTAGGAATATCATATACAATCCAATGAGTAAAAAGTCCAATAGGGGCATCTGGATCATCCATTATAATAACATAGCTTTTTACTTCTTTAACATTTTCCCAAGATATATGGGGAGAGATATCATCCCCATCACATGTAAACTCTACCGGAATAGGTTCCATACTTCCAAATGAATTTGATTTTACAATCATTTTCTCTTCTCCTAAAGCTGTTAAAAACATAAAAAAAAATAAATAAAATTAGTTTATTCATAAGTTTGGAACTGATTTTAGAAGTATTTGTGTTACATCACACATCTCTTTTCCTATAAGATAAACAATATCATCTAAACTCACAATTCCGACAACCTTTCCTTCTCTATTGATTACAGGATATCTTCTAACTCCTTTTTCCTTTACAATTTCAAGAGCTTCAAATATACCCAAATCTTCATTTAAACAAATTGGGTCTATAGTCATCACATCTTGAACTCTAATTGTTGATGGATCAAGTCCTTTATTTACCACCCTGACAACAATATCTCTATCTGTTATAATACCAGCTGGACTTCCATCTTTAACAACTATTAAACTTCCTACATTTTTTGATGCCATAACACCAGCAACTTCTTTTATAGTTGCTTCAGGAGATATAGAAACAAACTCTTTCCTTGAAATACTTTTAATAGACATTTTACTTCCTCCTTCGATTTTGCTCTTAATCTTAAATATACGTACTAAGTATATAAAAAGCAAGAAGTTATTTTTTTGATTAAGTAATTTTTATAGATAATTTTTATAGAGGAATCTGTTGAGTTAAACAGTGAAATGTCCCAAGTCCAACTACAATATCAGTAGCATCTATTCCTATCACCTTTCTATCTTTAAAAACTGATTGTAAAATCTCTAATGCTATCTTATCTTTATCACATCTAAAGGTTGGAGCGATAACTGTGTAGTTTGATATGTAAAAGTTTGCATAACTTGCAGGTAATCTATCTCCTTTATAGTAAACTGGGTCAGGCATAGGAAGAGTTATTATATTTAAAGGTCTTCCATTTAAATCAGTAAAGGTTTTAAGTAGCCCATAATTTTCTTGTAGTATATCGTAATTTTCATCGTTTTTATTATCTTCAATAACAGTTATAACCGTATCTTTATCAACAAATCTCGTAATATCGTCTATGTGTCCGTCTGTATCGTCTCCTACGATACCTTCTTTAAGCCAGAGTATCTTAATTACGCCAAAGTATTTTTTCAGATTTTCTTCTATCTCTTGTTTAGACATGTTCGGATTTCTGTTTGGATTTAGCAAGCAGGACTCGGTAGTCAGTAGTAGACCTTCACCGTTTACATCTATTGACCCACCTTCTAAAACCATATCTACATCTATTTTTTCTACTTCTAAATACTCAGCCATTTTAGTTGGAATCTGGTCATCTAAATCGTGGGGATACTTTCCACCCCAAGCATTAAACTTAAAGTTTAAAGCTACTAAAGTATTTTTATCTAAATCTTTTACAAATATAGCTCCGTGGTCTCTACACCAAGCATCATTTGTAGGAAATCTGTGAATTATAATCTTTTTAGGGTCAACGTCTTTTTCTTTTAATCTTCTTTTTAAATCTTCTTCCATCTCTTCATCGTTAACGTTAATATGAACCATCTCTCCCATAGATATCCATTTAATCATCTCAACATACTTATCTCTAACGTCATCTATCTTTTCAAAAAACGTGTCAGGGTTGTGAGGATAAGAAAGCCAAGTTCCGTAATGTTTTTCCCACTCTGCAGGCATATAAAGTTTTCTCAACTTATTACCTCGTTAAAATCATTTTTATATAAGTATTTGT
It includes:
- a CDS encoding YbhB/YbcL family Raf kinase inhibitor-like protein encodes the protein MIVKSNSFGSMEPIPVEFTCDGDDISPHISWENVKEVKSYVIIMDDPDAPIGLFTHWIVYDIPKDTISLPENFPKKKQVGLIKQGVNDFGFVGYGGPCPPRGKPHRYFFKVFALDIETLGLPHGATRKEIELKMKNHVIKSGQLVGIYGR
- a CDS encoding CBS domain-containing protein, translating into MSIKSISRKEFVSISPEATIKEVAGVMASKNVGSLIVVKDGSPAGIITDRDIVVRVVNKGLDPSTIRVQDVMTIDPICLNEDLGIFEALEIVKEKGVRRYPVINREGKVVGIVSLDDIVYLIGKEMCDVTQILLKSVPNL
- a CDS encoding agmatine deiminase family protein is translated as MRKLYMPAEWEKHYGTWLSYPHNPDTFFEKIDDVRDKYVEMIKWISMGEMVHINVNDEEMEEDLKRRLKEKDVDPKKIIIHRFPTNDAWCRDHGAIFVKDLDKNTLVALNFKFNAWGGKYPHDLDDQIPTKMAEYLEVEKIDVDMVLEGGSIDVNGEGLLLTTESCLLNPNRNPNMSKQEIEENLKKYFGVIKILWLKEGIVGDDTDGHIDDITRFVDKDTVITVIEDNKNDENYDILQENYGLLKTFTDLNGRPLNIITLPMPDPVYYKGDRLPASYANFYISNYTVIAPTFRCDKDKIALEILQSVFKDRKVIGIDATDIVVGLGTFHCLTQQIPL